One stretch of Aquimarina sp. Aq107 DNA includes these proteins:
- a CDS encoding TonB-dependent receptor, which produces MKPFLFFLTIINSYILIGQTGNLKGNINTTESSLPYANIAISNPSFNTYTSADGDGFFEIKNIPVGDYRIKISSLGHQTLTENITITTNNLVKKFILREDRLNLDQVVVSATRNRVNRKNAPVVVNVLSPKLLEATQSISISEGLNYSPGVRVENNCQNCGFTQVRLNGLDGSYTQVLINSRAVFSALNSVYGLEQIPTNIVERIEVVRSGGSALYGSNAIAGTINIITKDPVLNTWEIGTYLGLIDGEIPDRSLNFNASLVSDDLMSGITVFGLNRDREEFDANDDGFTELTTLQNTTFGLKTFLKPNDRSKISLDLTTIKEYRRGGDRLDLAPHFTDITEELDHNTFLGGLTYELENKKGTNNLSIYTSGQYTDRDSYYGGLGGSRTRQDSILALNSYGITKDLALLTGFQFTQNLKNKDIITIGTEYNISDTEDIIAGYNRLIDQQVHTIGSYAQYEWKLSNDFTALLGTRLDYVNVDGAYNIGGISRDVSIKQTVLSPRITISYNILNSLKFRGGYARGFRAPQAFNEDLHISSVGGEPQFVILSENLDTEFSNAFTASLNYTKNIQKVQADFLLEGFYTSLEDPFTLVSTGAILENGSILEEVRNGSGAKVFGTNFEIGISPSKEWRFQFGGTIQKASYNKSQILFETDGSIPGENNVVVDEFVRNPNTYGYLNTSWIPSERFNIDVTGTYTGEMTVPRVISESGFLDLVDTDSFFDMNLKLEYHSDISENFQITFSGGIKNIFNSYQDDFDIGPLRDSDYIYGPGTPRTFFIGIKFGKLH; this is translated from the coding sequence ATGAAACCATTCTTATTCTTCTTAACCATAATAAACTCCTATATATTAATAGGTCAAACAGGAAATCTAAAAGGTAATATTAATACAACCGAATCTTCCTTACCTTATGCTAACATAGCAATATCAAATCCTTCTTTTAATACATATACCTCTGCAGACGGGGATGGCTTTTTTGAAATCAAAAATATTCCTGTAGGAGATTATCGTATAAAAATTAGTTCTTTAGGACATCAGACTTTGACAGAAAACATTACAATAACAACTAATAATCTAGTAAAAAAATTCATTCTTAGAGAAGATCGTTTAAATCTAGATCAAGTCGTAGTAAGCGCCACTAGAAATAGAGTAAATCGAAAAAACGCTCCTGTGGTTGTAAATGTTTTAAGTCCAAAACTACTAGAAGCTACCCAATCAATATCAATCTCCGAGGGTTTAAATTATTCTCCCGGAGTTAGAGTGGAAAACAATTGTCAAAACTGCGGATTCACCCAAGTAAGACTTAACGGATTAGATGGTAGTTACACTCAGGTATTAATAAATAGTAGAGCCGTTTTTAGTGCTCTAAACAGTGTTTATGGATTAGAACAAATACCTACCAACATTGTTGAACGTATTGAGGTAGTACGAAGTGGTGGTTCTGCCCTTTATGGTTCTAATGCCATTGCAGGGACTATAAATATAATAACCAAAGACCCAGTTTTAAATACATGGGAAATCGGAACATATCTTGGTCTTATAGATGGAGAAATTCCTGATCGTTCTTTAAACTTCAATGCATCTCTTGTAAGCGATGATTTAATGTCCGGAATCACAGTATTTGGGCTCAATAGAGACCGAGAAGAGTTTGATGCTAATGATGACGGATTCACAGAATTAACAACACTACAAAACACTACTTTTGGCCTAAAAACATTCTTAAAACCAAATGATCGGAGTAAAATTTCATTAGATCTAACCACTATTAAAGAATATCGCCGTGGAGGAGATCGTCTTGACCTTGCTCCTCATTTTACAGATATTACAGAAGAACTAGATCACAACACTTTTTTAGGAGGTTTGACATACGAACTGGAAAACAAAAAAGGAACAAACAACTTATCAATCTATACCTCTGGGCAATATACTGATAGAGATAGTTATTATGGTGGATTAGGAGGTTCTAGAACTAGACAAGATAGTATTCTTGCATTAAACTCATACGGAATTACCAAAGATTTAGCCTTGCTTACAGGTTTTCAATTCACTCAAAATTTAAAAAACAAGGATATTATTACAATAGGAACAGAGTATAACATTAGCGATACCGAAGATATTATTGCCGGATATAATCGATTAATTGATCAACAAGTTCACACTATTGGTTCTTACGCGCAGTATGAATGGAAACTGAGCAACGATTTTACAGCACTTTTAGGAACTAGACTAGATTATGTAAATGTTGACGGGGCATACAATATAGGTGGGATTTCTCGAGATGTCTCCATAAAACAAACTGTACTAAGTCCAAGAATAACTATATCGTATAACATTCTTAATTCTTTAAAATTTAGAGGCGGATATGCTAGAGGCTTTAGAGCCCCACAAGCATTTAATGAAGACTTGCACATCTCATCAGTTGGAGGAGAACCCCAGTTTGTTATTTTATCAGAAAACCTAGATACAGAGTTTTCAAATGCATTTACAGCTTCTTTAAATTACACGAAAAATATACAAAAGGTTCAAGCAGACTTTTTGCTTGAAGGATTTTATACAAGTCTTGAAGACCCTTTTACTTTAGTTAGCACCGGTGCAATTCTCGAAAATGGCTCTATTCTTGAAGAAGTAAGGAATGGATCAGGAGCCAAAGTATTTGGAACTAATTTTGAAATCGGTATATCCCCATCAAAAGAATGGCGATTCCAATTTGGAGGAACCATTCAAAAAGCATCTTATAATAAAAGTCAAATACTTTTTGAAACAGATGGTAGTATACCCGGAGAAAATAATGTAGTTGTGGACGAATTCGTAAGAAACCCGAATACATATGGCTACCTAAATACATCCTGGATTCCCAGCGAACGATTTAACATAGATGTTACTGGTACTTACACAGGAGAAATGACAGTTCCCAGAGTTATAAGCGAATCCGGTTTTTTAGATCTGGTAGATACGGATTCGTTTTTTGATATGAATTTAAAACTTGAATATCACTCAGATATTTCGGAAAACTTTCAAATTACATTTAGCGGAGGTATTAAAAACATATTTAATAGCTACCAAGATGATTTTGATATCGGACCACTTCGGGATTCTGATTATATTTATGGTCCTGGAACCCCAAGAACATTCTTTATAGGTATAAAATTTGGTAAACTTCATTAG
- a CDS encoding Hpt domain-containing protein encodes MSKSYSLESVNELSGGDDEFITVLVQTFLEEIPPDLAGMGQAVKDNDPKTAYQFAHKMKPNLQLFGIDLLKEIKQVEAWSKSGMDQSEISSILDHITATVNGAIEDLKVDFQ; translated from the coding sequence ATGAGCAAAAGTTACAGCTTAGAAAGTGTAAATGAATTGTCGGGTGGCGATGATGAATTTATAACAGTATTGGTGCAAACATTTTTAGAAGAAATACCTCCTGATCTCGCAGGTATGGGGCAAGCGGTTAAAGATAATGATCCAAAGACTGCTTATCAATTCGCTCATAAAATGAAACCTAATCTACAATTATTTGGAATTGATCTTTTAAAAGAAATTAAACAAGTTGAAGCTTGGTCAAAATCTGGTATGGATCAATCTGAAATATCTTCTATTCTTGATCATATTACGGCAACTGTTAATGGTGCGATTGAAGACCTGAAAGTTGATTTTCAATAA
- a CDS encoding competence/damage-inducible protein A encodes MLAEIITIGDEILIGQIVDSNSAFIGKELNKIGVDVYQITSIQDDKQHILNALEEAKNRVDIVLITGGLGPTKDDITKHTICEFFDDALVQNEKVLRHIESIFAKYIQTPITDINRMQALVPSTSIVLMNQYGTAPGMWLEKDETVFVSMPGVPFEMKNLMKDEVLPKLQERFDRPFIIHKTVLTYGLGESAIAEKIEVWEDNLPAFIKLAYLPNLGRVRLRLSARGTNEKLLVDTIEERIVDLQVLIGDIIVGYEEDESIEVLIGRILTSRGHFLAVAESCTGGKIAQSITSYPGTSSFFKGGAVTYATQSKSDILGVSEEIIKQFTVTSKEVAEAMALGAKNKFKSDYAIATTGNAGPTKGDGDVEVGTVFIAIATPERVFSEKFVFSNNRERTIGKAVNKSFELLLNELN; translated from the coding sequence ATGCTTGCAGAAATAATTACCATAGGAGACGAAATTCTTATTGGACAGATTGTAGATTCTAATTCCGCTTTTATAGGAAAAGAACTTAATAAAATAGGTGTTGATGTTTATCAGATTACTTCTATTCAAGATGATAAGCAACATATTCTCAATGCACTAGAAGAAGCAAAAAACAGAGTGGATATTGTGCTTATTACTGGAGGCTTAGGACCTACTAAGGATGATATTACTAAACACACTATTTGTGAATTTTTTGATGATGCATTGGTTCAAAATGAAAAGGTTTTACGACATATCGAATCGATTTTCGCAAAGTATATACAAACTCCAATTACTGATATTAATCGAATGCAGGCACTTGTTCCTAGTACTTCTATAGTATTGATGAATCAATATGGTACAGCTCCTGGTATGTGGTTGGAGAAAGATGAGACAGTTTTTGTGTCTATGCCAGGCGTTCCCTTTGAGATGAAAAACCTTATGAAGGATGAGGTGCTACCAAAACTTCAAGAACGATTTGATAGACCATTTATCATACATAAGACAGTGCTTACATATGGATTAGGAGAAAGTGCAATTGCTGAAAAAATAGAGGTCTGGGAAGATAATTTACCAGCCTTTATTAAATTGGCTTATTTACCAAATCTAGGAAGAGTTAGATTGCGACTTTCTGCACGTGGAACAAATGAGAAATTGTTAGTGGATACTATTGAAGAAAGAATTGTTGATTTACAGGTTCTTATTGGAGATATCATTGTTGGTTATGAAGAAGATGAATCTATTGAGGTGTTGATAGGTAGAATATTGACTTCGAGAGGGCATTTTCTTGCTGTTGCAGAAAGTTGTACAGGAGGTAAAATAGCTCAGTCTATTACTTCTTATCCTGGAACATCTTCATTTTTTAAAGGAGGAGCAGTAACATATGCTACTCAATCCAAAAGCGATATTTTAGGGGTTTCAGAGGAAATAATAAAACAGTTTACTGTTACAAGTAAAGAAGTTGCAGAGGCTATGGCGCTGGGCGCAAAAAATAAATTTAAATCTGATTATGCTATTGCTACAACAGGAAACGCTGGTCCAACAAAAGGAGATGGTGATGTAGAGGTGGGCACAGTTTTTATTGCGATAGCTACGCCAGAAAGAGTTTTTTCTGAGAAATTTGTATTTAGTAATAACAGAGAGCGCACTATAGGTAAGGCTGTTAATAAATCTTTCGAGCTTCTTCTTAATGAATTAAACTAG
- the rpmB gene encoding 50S ribosomal protein L28 — MSRVCELTGKKAMVGNNVSHAMNKTKRKFNANLIKKRFYIPDEDRWVTLKVSTAALKNINKNGIAAVLKEAKAKGFLTK; from the coding sequence ATGTCAAGAGTTTGCGAGCTTACAGGTAAAAAAGCGATGGTGGGAAATAACGTTTCTCATGCGATGAATAAAACAAAACGTAAATTCAACGCGAATTTAATTAAAAAGCGTTTTTATATTCCTGATGAAGATCGTTGGGTAACACTTAAGGTGTCTACTGCAGCGTTAAAAAATATAAATAAAAACGGTATTGCTGCTGTTTTAAAAGAAGCAAAAGCTAAAGGTTTCTTAACAAAATAA
- the rpmG gene encoding 50S ribosomal protein L33 yields MAKKGNRVQVILECTEHKASGKPGTSRYITTKNKKNTPDRMEIKKFNPILKKMTVHKEIK; encoded by the coding sequence ATGGCAAAGAAAGGTAATAGAGTTCAGGTAATCTTAGAATGTACAGAGCATAAAGCTTCTGGTAAACCAGGTACATCAAGATATATTACAACGAAAAACAAAAAGAACACTCCTGATAGAATGGAAATAAAGAAATTTAATCCTATTCTTAAAAAAATGACTGTTCATAAAGAAATAAAATAA
- a CDS encoding DUF4295 domain-containing protein yields MAKKSVASLQTGSKRLTKAIKMVKSPKTGAYTFVESIMQPDAVNDFFKKK; encoded by the coding sequence ATGGCAAAGAAATCAGTAGCATCGTTACAGACAGGATCAAAGAGATTGACCAAAGCTATTAAAATGGTTAAATCTCCAAAAACGGGAGCATATACTTTTGTAGAGTCTATTATGCAGCCTGATGCAGTGAATGACTTTTTTAAGAAAAAGTAA
- the ftsY gene encoding signal recognition particle-docking protein FtsY, protein MSLFKKIFSSEKKETLDKGLEKSKTTFFSKLSKAVAGKSKVDDDVLDNLEEVLVTSDVGVKTTIKVIERIESRVAKDKYLGAEELNQILREEIAGLLSETNSGEATDFEIPANKKPYVLMVVGVNGVGKTTTIGKLAYQFNKKGLKVVLGAADTFRAAAIDQLQVWADRVDVPIVKQDMGSDPASVAFDTLESGVNQDADVIIIDTAGRLHNKVNLMNELTKVKRVMQKVVGDAPHDVLLVLDGSTGQNAFEQAKQFTAATEVTSLAVTKLDGTAKGGVVIGISDQFQIPVKYIGVGEGIEDLQVFNKYEFVDSFFK, encoded by the coding sequence ATGAGTTTGTTTAAAAAAATATTCTCTTCTGAGAAAAAAGAAACCCTGGATAAAGGGTTAGAGAAATCTAAAACCACCTTTTTTTCTAAATTAAGTAAGGCAGTTGCCGGTAAATCTAAGGTAGATGATGATGTATTAGATAACCTTGAAGAAGTTTTGGTTACTAGTGATGTGGGAGTGAAAACTACCATAAAGGTTATAGAAAGAATAGAAAGCCGTGTAGCAAAGGATAAATATTTAGGTGCAGAAGAATTAAACCAAATTCTTAGAGAAGAGATTGCGGGCTTACTTTCTGAAACTAATTCAGGAGAAGCTACAGATTTTGAGATTCCAGCAAATAAAAAACCATATGTTTTAATGGTGGTAGGAGTAAATGGTGTTGGAAAAACTACTACTATTGGTAAATTGGCTTATCAGTTTAATAAAAAAGGTTTAAAAGTAGTTTTAGGTGCAGCTGATACGTTTAGAGCAGCCGCAATAGACCAGTTGCAAGTTTGGGCAGATCGAGTAGATGTTCCTATTGTAAAGCAAGATATGGGTAGTGATCCGGCTTCTGTTGCCTTTGATACGCTAGAATCTGGAGTAAATCAAGATGCAGATGTGATTATTATAGATACAGCCGGTAGATTACATAACAAAGTAAACTTGATGAATGAATTAACCAAAGTAAAGCGAGTAATGCAGAAAGTAGTAGGAGATGCTCCTCATGATGTTTTATTAGTTTTAGATGGTTCTACTGGTCAAAATGCATTTGAACAAGCAAAACAATTTACAGCTGCTACAGAAGTAACTTCATTAGCTGTCACTAAATTGGATGGAACGGCAAAAGGAGGAGTTGTTATTGGAATTAGTGATCAATTTCAGATTCCTGTAAAATATATTGGTGTAGGAGAAGGGATTGAAGATCTTCAGGTATTTAATAAATACGAATTTGTAGACTCCTTTTTTAAGTAG
- a CDS encoding amidase family protein, with translation MKKVLYFLISVLIFVSCKKEKEKSQKELQPKVIWESYDESEDLKATLDLEQSRMHLKLINSKVLNKNNIWKDVESELDYFSEENYNRLKEYILEKDIPSIQRSIKEGKLSYEELTKFYIYRIRKYESDNSLSLNALISLNPKVVEQARVLDKVDKNIIDINSVFGMPIILKDNIGANNMYTTAGAIALRKNKTKNAFITKRLLDQNALILGKANLSEWAYFLCIGCPVGYSAIGGQTLNPYGRMVFESGGSSSGSGAVVAANFCVAAVGTETSGSILSPSSQNSVVGLKPTIGVLSRSGIVPISSTLDTPGPMTKSVIDNAILLNAMVGKDPNDSASISSEKDFMKSIKDSALKGKRFGVIKSFLQDSLYLQAIDKIKIAGGEIIGIEREQPSLPGFLSILNVDMKNDLPEYIRLYASENIDLKTVQDVVTFNLEDTLTRIPYGQGIFGGIINDSTTVEDVKGIKNDLKAMARGYFDSQIDQYNLDVFLSINNYHAGYAAVAKYPALTVPMGYTDKGEPKGLTFILKPMLENNLLQLGYGYELISKERKIPEKYN, from the coding sequence ATGAAGAAAGTACTATATTTTTTAATATCAGTTTTAATTTTTGTTTCTTGTAAAAAAGAAAAAGAGAAATCGCAAAAAGAGTTGCAACCTAAAGTAATTTGGGAATCTTATGATGAATCGGAAGATTTAAAAGCAACACTAGATTTAGAGCAATCAAGAATGCATTTGAAACTTATAAATTCTAAAGTTTTAAATAAAAACAATATATGGAAGGATGTAGAATCGGAGTTAGATTATTTTTCGGAGGAAAATTATAATAGATTAAAAGAATATATCCTTGAAAAGGATATTCCATCTATTCAGAGAAGTATAAAAGAAGGTAAATTATCATACGAAGAATTGACCAAGTTTTATATTTATAGAATTCGAAAATATGAAAGTGACAACTCACTTTCTTTAAATGCGTTGATATCTTTAAATCCAAAAGTAGTAGAACAGGCAAGAGTATTGGATAAAGTTGATAAAAATATCATTGATATTAATTCAGTTTTTGGAATGCCAATCATACTAAAAGATAATATTGGTGCTAATAATATGTATACAACTGCGGGTGCTATAGCGTTGCGAAAGAATAAGACAAAAAATGCTTTTATAACGAAACGTTTATTAGATCAAAATGCATTAATTTTAGGTAAAGCAAACCTTAGCGAGTGGGCATATTTTCTTTGTATTGGCTGCCCTGTTGGATATAGTGCGATAGGAGGTCAAACTCTTAATCCATATGGTAGGATGGTTTTCGAAAGCGGAGGATCTAGTTCTGGTAGTGGTGCCGTTGTTGCTGCGAATTTTTGTGTCGCCGCTGTGGGAACAGAAACTAGCGGATCTATTTTGTCGCCGTCTAGTCAGAATTCTGTAGTGGGGCTGAAGCCCACAATAGGAGTATTGAGTAGATCCGGGATTGTTCCCATATCCAGCACGTTGGATACTCCAGGACCAATGACAAAAAGTGTGATAGATAATGCAATTTTGTTAAACGCCATGGTTGGTAAAGATCCAAACGATTCTGCTTCGATTTCTTCCGAAAAAGATTTTATGAAGTCCATAAAAGATTCGGCTCTTAAGGGAAAACGTTTTGGAGTTATTAAAAGTTTTTTACAAGATTCTTTGTACCTGCAGGCAATTGACAAGATTAAAATTGCTGGTGGAGAGATTATAGGGATTGAACGAGAGCAACCGTCGTTACCGGGATTTCTTAGCATTCTGAATGTGGATATGAAAAATGATCTTCCCGAATATATTAGGTTGTATGCCAGTGAAAACATAGATTTAAAAACGGTACAAGATGTAGTGACATTTAATTTAGAAGATACACTTACTAGGATTCCGTATGGACAAGGCATATTCGGAGGAATCATAAACGATAGTACTACCGTAGAAGATGTAAAAGGAATAAAAAATGATCTTAAAGCTATGGCTCGTGGATATTTTGACTCTCAGATTGATCAATATAACCTAGATGTTTTTTTATCCATAAATAATTATCATGCGGGTTATGCTGCGGTAGCTAAATATCCGGCTTTAACTGTACCTATGGGATATACAGATAAAGGAGAGCCTAAAGGACTTACTTTTATATTAAAACCTATGTTAGAAAATAATTTACTTCAATTAGGATATGGATATGAATTAATTTCTAAAGAACGTAAGATCCCTGAAAAGTATAACTAA
- a CDS encoding serine hydrolase: protein MKTKTIPFLFLLLSSMLSCSDDTEEVITEEPDPNQDELYFPPINSEEWENTSIQDLEWNINAEQPLYDFLEEKNTKAFIILKNGKIVIEKYFNGATSSDNNPWYSTGKTLTAFTIGVAQQNGLLNINESSATYLGTQWANITASQEQSITIKNHLTMTTGLDYNVSNQNCTDFECLTYLNDPNDFWYYHNAAYTILDGIIEGATQVDFKTYYNTTIRDRIGMNGTWIRLGFANVYYSNARSMARFGLLNLNKGTWDTDQILTDQNYFTEMTTTSQNLNESYGYLWWLNGKSSFRAPAFENEFSGELMPDAPDDLIAGLGKDDQKLYVVPSQNLVIVRMGNDAGQALLGPSSFDNDLWVKINELIN from the coding sequence ATGAAAACTAAAACGATTCCTTTTCTATTCCTTTTATTAAGCAGTATGCTTTCTTGTTCTGATGATACTGAAGAAGTAATTACAGAAGAACCAGATCCAAATCAAGATGAATTATATTTCCCGCCTATTAACTCTGAAGAATGGGAAAATACTTCAATTCAAGATTTAGAATGGAATATCAATGCGGAACAACCACTATATGATTTTCTTGAAGAAAAAAACACCAAAGCATTTATAATTCTTAAAAACGGAAAAATTGTAATCGAAAAATACTTTAATGGAGCAACATCCTCAGATAATAATCCTTGGTACTCCACTGGAAAAACATTAACTGCATTTACAATCGGAGTTGCGCAACAAAACGGTTTATTAAATATTAACGAATCTTCTGCTACCTATTTAGGAACACAATGGGCAAATATAACCGCTTCTCAGGAACAATCTATTACTATAAAAAATCACCTAACCATGACAACTGGTTTAGATTATAATGTTTCCAATCAAAACTGTACTGATTTTGAATGTTTAACCTACCTCAACGACCCTAATGATTTCTGGTACTATCATAATGCGGCATATACAATATTAGATGGTATCATAGAAGGAGCCACTCAAGTGGATTTTAAAACCTATTATAACACCACAATACGTGATAGGATTGGTATGAACGGTACTTGGATTCGTCTTGGTTTTGCGAACGTGTATTACAGTAATGCACGCAGTATGGCACGTTTTGGTCTATTAAATTTAAATAAAGGAACCTGGGATACTGATCAAATTCTAACGGATCAAAACTACTTTACAGAAATGACCACTACTTCTCAAAACCTCAATGAATCTTATGGGTATTTATGGTGGCTAAATGGTAAATCAAGCTTTAGAGCACCCGCATTTGAAAATGAATTTTCTGGAGAATTGATGCCAGACGCTCCAGATGATCTTATTGCCGGTCTTGGTAAAGATGATCAAAAGCTATATGTAGTTCCTAGTCAGAATTTGGTAATTGTAAGAATGGGAAATGATGCAGGACAAGCTTTATTAGGTCCATCGAGTTTTGATAATGATTTATGGGTTAAAATTAACGAGTTAATTAATTAG
- the rimO gene encoding 30S ribosomal protein S12 methylthiotransferase RimO, whose translation MRTKTLKKNKINVVTLGCSKNVYDSEVLMGQLKANNKEVVHEEEGNVVVINTCGFIANAKEESVNTILEYVQKKDQGVVDKVFVTGCLSERYKPDLQKEIPDVDQYFGTTELPGLLKALGADYKHELIGERLTTTPKNYAYLKIAEGCDRPCSFCAIPLMRGKHKSTPIEELVTEAEKLAADGVKELVLIAQDLTYYGLDLYKERKLADLLRALVKVDGIEWIRLHYAFPTGFPMEVLEVMRKELKICNYIDIPLQHIADPILKSMRRGTTKAKTTKLLKEFRAAVPEMTIRTTLIVGYPGETQEDFETLRDWVKEMRFERLGCFTYSHEENTHAFNLEDDVPEEVKMDRANEIMEIQSQISWELNQQKIGQEFKVVIDRKEGQYFVGRTEFDSPDVDNEVLIDASKFYLKTGEYTTVKIYEAEDFDLYGEVV comes from the coding sequence ATGAGAACAAAGACTTTAAAAAAGAATAAGATTAATGTAGTTACATTAGGTTGTAGCAAGAATGTGTATGATAGTGAGGTTCTTATGGGACAACTAAAGGCCAACAATAAAGAAGTGGTTCATGAAGAAGAAGGAAATGTTGTTGTAATTAACACTTGTGGTTTTATAGCAAATGCTAAAGAAGAATCTGTTAATACTATCTTAGAGTACGTTCAGAAAAAGGATCAAGGTGTTGTAGATAAAGTTTTTGTTACAGGTTGTTTGTCCGAAAGGTACAAGCCTGATTTGCAAAAGGAAATTCCGGATGTAGATCAATATTTTGGTACTACAGAACTACCAGGATTATTAAAAGCTTTAGGAGCAGATTATAAGCATGAACTTATTGGAGAAAGATTAACAACAACTCCTAAGAATTATGCGTATTTAAAAATTGCCGAGGGATGCGACCGCCCTTGTTCTTTTTGTGCTATTCCGTTGATGCGTGGGAAACATAAATCTACTCCTATAGAAGAATTGGTTACGGAGGCAGAGAAGTTAGCTGCGGATGGAGTAAAAGAATTGGTGTTGATTGCTCAGGATTTAACATATTATGGGTTAGATTTATATAAAGAAAGAAAGTTAGCAGATTTACTTCGCGCATTGGTAAAGGTTGATGGTATAGAATGGATTCGATTGCATTATGCATTTCCTACAGGATTTCCAATGGAAGTATTAGAAGTAATGCGAAAGGAACTCAAAATCTGTAATTACATAGATATACCTTTACAGCACATAGCTGACCCTATTCTGAAATCAATGCGAAGAGGAACTACTAAAGCTAAAACTACAAAGCTTTTAAAGGAGTTTAGAGCAGCTGTTCCAGAAATGACAATTCGTACTACATTGATTGTCGGATATCCTGGAGAGACACAAGAAGATTTCGAGACGTTAAGGGATTGGGTAAAAGAAATGCGTTTTGAACGTTTAGGTTGTTTTACATATTCTCATGAAGAAAACACACATGCTTTTAACCTTGAAGATGATGTGCCAGAGGAAGTAAAAATGGACCGTGCCAATGAGATAATGGAGATACAGTCGCAAATCTCTTGGGAATTAAATCAACAGAAGATAGGGCAAGAATTTAAGGTTGTTATTGATCGTAAAGAAGGACAATACTTTGTGGGTAGAACAGAGTTTGATTCTCCGGATGTTGATAACGAGGTTTTAATAGATGCTTCTAAGTTTTATCTAAAAACAGGAGAATATACAACTGTTAAGATATATGAAGCGGAAGATTTTGATTTATATGGAGAAGTTGTTTAA